Genomic segment of Caldalkalibacillus uzonensis:
GCACTGGCTTCAGCTTCATTGAACGGTACCGGCAACCCTTGGTCGACTACGGTCACCGGCCCAATCTTCACTTGTACCTGCTCAGGATTAAACACTTGGCCACTGTAACCGATCGCACATACAATCCGGCCCCAGTTGGGATCTTTCCCGTACACAGCCGTTTTAACCAAATTGGAACCAATAATCGCTTTGCCCACCGCTTTGGCCACCTGCTCGCTGGGCGCTCCCTTCACCTGCACTTCAATTAAGCGGGTCGCCCCTTCCCCGTCCCGGGCAATTTGTTTAGCCAACTCCCGCGAAACCACCGCCAGGCCGGTTTTAAATAGATCCCAGTCCGGATGGGGGGGTGAAAGGGGGTGGTGAATCGCTTGCCCGTTGGCCAAGACCAACACCATATCATTGGTGCTGGTGTCTCCATCCACGGTGATCATGTTAAAACTCTGATCAGTCACTTCACGCAAAGCCTGTAATAAGTAAGTCTGTTCCACACAGGCATCCGTTGTGATAAAGGCTAGCATGGTGGCCATGTTAGGGTGAATCATGCCCGACCCTTTGGCCGCCCCGCCAATCGTAACTACCCGTCCGTCTACTTCCAACTGAACGGCGTAGTGCTTTGTACATGTATCTGTGGTCAGAATGGCTTCTTCAAAGTGTTCTACACCTTGATGCTCCGGCTGGACCGCCTGGGCAATTCCAGCCTTCAGCTTATCCATGGGAATGCGCTCACCGATAACCCCTGTGGAAGAAACAGCTACCAGGTGTTCGGGCACACCCCATTTTTCTGCTATCAGGCGGCGCATGTCGTACGCGTCATCCAGTCCCGGCTGCCCTGTGCAGGCATTGGCATAGGCGGAGTTAACCAGCACCCCTTGCAGTTTCTGTTCCACGGCAATGCTGTCCTTGGTGACAAGCAAAGGTGCTGCTTGATAGGCATTGGTCGTATATACTGCCGCTGCCACAGCCGGCTGTTCCGAATAAAGCCAGCCTAAATCTTTCCGTTTCCGCTTCAGTCCGCAATGAAGGCCACCGGCATGAAATCCCTTGGGCAGGGTGACACTGCCTTGTTCAATGTGTTGAATCATTCCGATCTTGCTCATGGTTCTCTCCTCTTCCTCTCCCCTATGGATAGACCGGCAGGACATTAAGACCCGCCGTTTCATCCCAAGCGTTCATGATGTTCATGTTCTGTATGGCCTGACCCGCTGCCCCTTTGACCACATTGTCAATCACAGCGACAATGATTAATCGGCCTGTGCGCTGATCATTGGCAAAACCGATATCGCAGTAATTGGACCCGTACACCTCTTTTGTCGCTGGCCACACCCCTTCCGGGCGGATGCGTACAAAAGCATGCCCCTCGTAAAAACTGTGATACAAATCTATAATGTCCTGAGTCGCTTTGGCTTCCTGCAACTGGGTATACATGGTGCACATAATCCCCCGGGTCATGGGCACCAGATGGGTGGAAAAGGTTATCTTGACCTCTTTCTGCCCCACGCTGGATAAAATCTGTTCAATCTCGGGAATATGCTGGTGAGCTCCCAGCTTATATACTTTTAGATTTTCATTTGTTTCCGAAAAATGAGTGCCTAGAGACTGCTTACGTCCGGCTCCCGAGACTCCCGATTTGGCATCGATAATCAGCGTGTGCGGGTCAATCCACCCTTCCTTCAGCAGGGGAATCAATCCAAGTAAAGTGGCTGTCGGATAACAACCGGGATTAGCAATGAATTTGGCTTGAGCAATATCTTCCCTGTAAATTTCGCTTAGGCCGTACACTGCTTCTTGCAAGTAAGTTTCCTGGGCCGGATCGTGGTTGTACCACTCCGGATACAGCCGGGGATCCTTCAAACGAAAGTCTCCGGATAAGTCAATACAACGCACACCTTGTTCAACCAATTGTGGCAGTATATCCTTGCTCACTCCCGAAGGGGCAGCCAAAAAAACCAGGTCATGGTCCTGAGCCAGTTGCTGTACATCAAAGGCATCCAGGGTTTGCTCCATGATACCGTGCAAATGGGGATAAACCTCTGCCAGTGCTTTTCCACTTTGTGAATGGGACACTACGGAGGTTAGTTGGGCATAAGGATGATGGGCCAATAGACGGATCAGCTCCACACCTCCGTAACCCGTTCCTCCGATCACCGCTACCTTCAACCTGCTCCACTCCCATTTCCATTTTTCTTTTTCTGCTGTTAGTGAATTATTATACTTTCTATTGCATTATTATTCAATCCTTTTTATCAAATTTTTGAGTTTAATTTTATTTTCTTGCTGACATCCACATTTGGCATTGAGTGAGAAAAGCAGGAAGTTGATGCCGCTTTTAATGTGGCAAGGTTTGCAGTAATATGATAAGTGGAGCAAACAAAGGAGAGGAGTTGCCATGCAACCTATTATTGAGGTACACAATTTGCGTAAAGAGTTTAAAGCTTATTCCAGCCGCACAGGTTTAACAGGTGCATTCCGGGACTTATTTACCCGTCGTTATAAAATCGTCTCCGCTGTGAACAACATCAGCTTCAAGATCCAGCCAGGGGAAATGGTGGGCTATATCGGCGAGAATGGAGCAGGTAAATCAACGACCATCAAAATGCTGACCGGTATTCTCACCCCCACCTCGGGACATATCAGGGTCAATGGTATGAATCCCCACAAGCAGCGGGAACAATTTGTGCGGACAATCGGGGTGGTGTTTGGACAGCGCTCCCAACTGTGGTGGGACATTGCTGTCCAGGAGTCGTTCCGCTTATTAAAAAAGGTGTACCGTGTGTCGGACGAGGACTATGAACAGCATATGAGCCATGTGATTGACACACTGGATATTGCACCGTTGTTGGATAAACCGGTTCGCAAGCTGTCCCTCGGCCAGCGCATGCGTTGTGAACTGGCTGCCGCCTTGATTCATAATCCCCCCCTGCTGTTCTTAGATGAACCGACCATCGGCCTGGATGTGCTGGTCAAACTGAAAATACGAGAGTTTCTGAAAGAGATTAACCGCAAATATAACACGACGATTATGCTGACTACCCATGATATGACCGACATTGAAGCATTGTGTGAACGGGTGATCATGCTTGATGAGGGCAAGATCATCTATGATGGTGAGCTGGAACGTTTGCGGCAGCAGTGGGCAGAAGGAAAGGAGATCCAGTTCCGTTTTGACCGGACCGTGAATCACTTAACCCTCAGGCAAATAACCGTACACTTGCCGGTGGAATGGTCACCAACTGAGAAAGAGAATGTGTGGCTGGCCAAGGTGAACAATGAACAAGTGATTTCAGAAGTGATCCGCCAAGTGGCAGGACAGCTCAGCATTGTCGATATGCAAGTCAATCAAATCTCCACCGAGGAAATTATCCGTAACATCTACGAAGAAGGGATT
This window contains:
- the argJ gene encoding bifunctional ornithine acetyltransferase/N-acetylglutamate synthase — translated: MSKIGMIQHIEQGSVTLPKGFHAGGLHCGLKRKRKDLGWLYSEQPAVAAAVYTTNAYQAAPLLVTKDSIAVEQKLQGVLVNSAYANACTGQPGLDDAYDMRRLIAEKWGVPEHLVAVSSTGVIGERIPMDKLKAGIAQAVQPEHQGVEHFEEAILTTDTCTKHYAVQLEVDGRVVTIGGAAKGSGMIHPNMATMLAFITTDACVEQTYLLQALREVTDQSFNMITVDGDTSTNDMVLVLANGQAIHHPLSPPHPDWDLFKTGLAVVSRELAKQIARDGEGATRLIEVQVKGAPSEQVAKAVGKAIIGSNLVKTAVYGKDPNWGRIVCAIGYSGQVFNPEQVQVKIGPVTVVDQGLPVPFNEAEASAALGEETVTIEVNLNQGDGKATAWGCDLTYDYIKINALYRT
- the argC gene encoding N-acetyl-gamma-glutamyl-phosphate reductase, giving the protein MKVAVIGGTGYGGVELIRLLAHHPYAQLTSVVSHSQSGKALAEVYPHLHGIMEQTLDAFDVQQLAQDHDLVFLAAPSGVSKDILPQLVEQGVRCIDLSGDFRLKDPRLYPEWYNHDPAQETYLQEAVYGLSEIYREDIAQAKFIANPGCYPTATLLGLIPLLKEGWIDPHTLIIDAKSGVSGAGRKQSLGTHFSETNENLKVYKLGAHQHIPEIEQILSSVGQKEVKITFSTHLVPMTRGIMCTMYTQLQEAKATQDIIDLYHSFYEGHAFVRIRPEGVWPATKEVYGSNYCDIGFANDQRTGRLIIVAVIDNVVKGAAGQAIQNMNIMNAWDETAGLNVLPVYP
- a CDS encoding ABC transporter ATP-binding protein, coding for MQPIIEVHNLRKEFKAYSSRTGLTGAFRDLFTRRYKIVSAVNNISFKIQPGEMVGYIGENGAGKSTTIKMLTGILTPTSGHIRVNGMNPHKQREQFVRTIGVVFGQRSQLWWDIAVQESFRLLKKVYRVSDEDYEQHMSHVIDTLDIAPLLDKPVRKLSLGQRMRCELAAALIHNPPLLFLDEPTIGLDVLVKLKIREFLKEINRKYNTTIMLTTHDMTDIEALCERVIMLDEGKIIYDGELERLRQQWAEGKEIQFRFDRTVNHLTLRQITVHLPVEWSPTEKENVWLAKVNNEQVISEVIRQVAGQLSIVDMQVNQISTEEIIRNIYEEGIKHG